The following DNA comes from Methanobrevibacter sp..
TAAGTACCTTCTCCTGGTAGGTATTGCTCAATAATTCCCAATTTGTCTCCAGGCATTACTATTTTTTCTTCTTCCACACTCATATTAAAATCACCAAAAATATAAAAATTTCTTTAATATAATAACTTTATTCATGTTTATATTTAAAAGTATTTATTATTTTGTTTTTATTTAAATCGATGTTTAATTCTTTTTATCCTAAAACAATATTGATATGAACTTATAATATTGTTTTAGACTTATATAGATACTTTTAAAAGTAATGAAGTTCATAATATTATTTAAACTTTGAATGGATAAACTCCATTCTTTAATTTTAAAATTAATATAAGAATATAGGAGGTTTAAAAATGTCAAATCAACTTAATAGTAAGTATAATTTTCTTTCATCCGAAAAAGAAATCTATGATTTCATTAATGAAAATGAAAATACATTAAAAATAATTAATGCAATGGAACCGCAATTAATTAAACATTTTCCTAATAATGAATTGTCAATTGAGATTTGCGATAAATTAGGATGGACAACAGAAACCAAACTGTTGCTTAATGTTCATGTTGATGAGGAAATGTTTTTCAATGGCATGTTGGATCATTTCAACGAAATCTATCATGACATTAAACCCCTCATTGAAAATATTGAAAATACTGTTGTACTATTCCCCAAAATTTCAAATAAAAACTTTGATAGATTAAGCAATACCAGTGCAATTAATCTTATGGCACGAACTGCATACTTTAATAATTATAATAATGGAATAATTCAAAGGGAAATGAGTTTTAGAGAAATTCCAAAGTCTCAACAGGTCGATGAGATAATTGAATATTGCAGAACCCATAACAATCCAAATATTTCAGACATAGTATATGACCTGCAGCTCGAGCTTTTCACTGTGGATGATATTCTAGATGAACTGGAGGAAAAAGGCATTCATTTGGATGTTAAATATTAGATGGTGATGCAATATGACAATCTATGTTAAAAAAGGAGATAGAATTAAAGGCGATAGGATTCAATGTGAAGCCAGAAAAATTAGTGACCCTATCCCTATTCCGAAAAGTGGCAGGCATAAAACGCAACAAATAATTTTGAGGAATAATGCAGAATGTGAAATTAAAAAAGAGTCCAAACATATGGTTGGAAAAGATTAAAGTTTTTCTAACCATATCTTTCATGGAACAAAATTTCATCCAGTTGATAGTTTTCCCATTCACGCTTATTTAAAACAATTTCTAATTCCTGTGGTGTTAAAAGCGGTTTTTTATACATCTGTGAATCATCAATAGCTATTCTTGGACATGCACTGACGACAAATGCATCCAATTCCATATATGGGAGCAATGCATCGGGAGTCACATTATCAACCAGTATGATGTATGATTCCATTCCGTGTTCTTTAAGCAGTTTTTTGGTTTCTTTTGCCAGTGCCATACGGTATTGTCCCTCTTTTGAGGATACCAGAATTCCCCATTTTTCAGCGCTGCGAGCTTTGGTTATTCTTGCAAAACGAATTCTTAAAATCCTGTCTGCAAACTCCTCCATGTTTCTGATTTCAGAGTTATAGGGATCCAAGGCAAGTACGGGGGTGTTTGAAAATAGTTTTATTCCCAGCGGATGGAAATTTCCGTTACCTATGAACAGTATCACATCCACTTCCAAATCCTTGATTGATGAGAAATTGCATCCCAGAAC
Coding sequences within:
- the dph2 gene encoding diphthamide biosynthesis enzyme Dph2; the encoded protein is MSMYDMDLDKVIRKINSIDAKTVGLQFPEGLKVQATKIAREIEEETDAIVIISGDPCFGACDVGDWKMKGSVDLIIHYGHTPLPLKYEIPTLFIEAYSKIDIRKDLKKSLEYLKEYSRIGLVTTTQHLHLLSETKDFLEDNGKEVILGSSPSTRKGQVLGCNFSSIKDLEVDVILFIGNGNFHPLGIKLFSNTPVLALDPYNSEIRNMEEFADRILRIRFARITKARSAEKWGILVSSKEGQYRMALAKETKKLLKEHGMESYIILVDNVTPDALLPYMELDAFVVSACPRIAIDDSQMYKKPLLTPQELEIVLNKREWENYQLDEILFHERYG